The Curtobacterium herbarum genome contains the following window.
CGTCGTGCTGATGGACCTGCGGATGCCGGTGCTCGACGGCGACGCGGCGACGGCGGAGATCCTCGCCACCGCACCTGAGGTCCGCGTGCTGATCCTCACCACCTACGAGTCCGACGACCAGATCCTCGCCGCCATCGAGGCCGGAGCCACCGGATACCTGCTCAAGGCCGCCCCAGAGTCCGAGATCCTCGCCGGGGTCCGGGCGACCGCTCGGGGTGAGACGGCCCTCGCTCCCTCGGCGGCTGCGGCACTGGTCCGACGCGCGGTGGGGACGACACCGGCCGGGCCGTCGCTGACCCCGCGCGAACTCGAGGTCCTGCGCCTGGTCGCCCAGGGCAACAGCAACCCGGGGATCGGCCGCGTGCTGTTCCTCAGCGAGACGACCGTGAAGACGCACCTCGGCCACGTGTTCGAGAAGCTCGGCGTGAACGACCGCACCCGCGCCGTGACCCGCGCGATGGAGCTGGGTCTGCTCGCCTGACCCGACGGCGGGACGCAGCGGCGGAACTCTGCGCCTGGGAGCTGCACGGGCCACGACGGGCTGCCCGCTCGTCTCGCTCACCACCCGACCGCGTGACCGAACCGCCCCGACCCGCCTACGCTCGAAGAGATGCCCGCACCACGTACGACCCTCGACCCCACTGCCACGAGCGACGGCTTCATCCGCGTCCGCGGCGCCCGCGAGAACAACCTCCGCGACGTCGACGTCGACATCCCCCGCGACCGGATCGTCGCCTTCACGGGGATCTCCGGCTCGGGCAAGTCCTCGCTGGCGTTCGGCACGGTGTTCGCCGAGGCGCAGCGCCGCTTCCTGGAGTCCGTCGCCCCCTACGCCCGTCGTCTCATCGCGCAGGGGTCGACCCCGCACGTCGAGTCGATCACGGGCCTGCCCCCGGCTGTGGCCCTGCAGCAGCGCCGCGGTGCCCCGAGCTCCCGGTCGACGGTGGGGACGCTCACGACGCTGAGCAACTCGACCCGCATGCTGTACTCCCGCGCCGGAACGTACCCGGATGGTGCCGAGCAGCTGTACTCGGACTCGTTCTCGCCGAACACCGTCGCCGGGGCGTGCCCGCGCTGCCACGGGTTGGGTGTCGCGCACGAGGTGACCGAAGCCTCCGCCGTCCACGACCCGTCGTTGAGCATCCGCGACGGCGCGATCACGGCGTGGCCGGGCGCTTGGCAGGGCAAGAACCTGCGTGACGTGACGGCCGGCCTGGGCTACGACATCGAGCGGCCCTGGCGTGAGCTGCCGCAGGCGGACCGTGACTGGCTGCTGTTCACGGAGGAGCAGCCGGTCGTCCAGGTGCAGCCGAAGCGCGACCGGGTCGCGAAGCCGTACAAGGGGAAGTTCTGGAGCGCGCGCCAGTTCGTCCTGCACACCCTCGCCGACTCGCAGAGTGAGTCGCAGCGGAAGAAGGTCCTGCAGTTCGTCGAGTCGGGTCCGTGCACGCTGTGCGGTGGCTCGGGGCTGACGCGGGCGGCGCTCGCGGTGACGTTCGGCGGGATGACGATCGCCGATCTCAACGCCCTGCCGCTGTCCGACGTCGCCGCGGTCCTCCGCCCCACGGCCGAGCTGACCGACGCTGCCGCCGCCACCTCACGCACCACCTCGGGTGAGCGCACCGAGGTCGCCGTCGCCATCGCCCGTGACCTGCTCGGCCGTGTCGAGGTCCTCACCGGTCTCGGCCTCGGCTACCTGAGCCTCGACCGTGCGACGCCGACGCTCTCCCCCGGCGAGATGCAGCGTCTCCGGATCGCGACCCAGCTGCGGAGCGGCCTGTTCGGTGTCGTGTACGTCCTCGACGAGCCGAGCGCGGGCCTGCATCCCGCCGACGCCGAGCCGTTGATCCAGGTCCTGGAGGACCTCCGCGCCAGCGGCAACAGCGTCTTCGTCGTCGAGCACGACATGCGCATCGTCCGCCAGGCGGACTGGATCGTCGACGTCGGACCCGGCGCCGGCACGGCCGGCGGCACCGTCCTGTACAGCGGCCCGGTCGACGGCCTCGCCGACGTCGAGGCGTCGGTCACACGCCGCTTCCTGCAGCCGCGGGGCACCGACCGGGAGGCCCGCCCCACCCGGACGCCGATCGGCACCCTGGCACTGCGCGACGTCACCCGCCACAACCTCCGGGGGCTCGACGTCGACCTGCCGCTCGGCGTCTTCACCGCGGTCACCGGCGTCTCCGGCTCCGGCAAGTCCTCACTGGTCGGCGGAGTACTGCCCGCCCTGGCGGCCGACCACCCGACGGTCAGCCGCGTGGTGGAGGTCGACCAGAAGCCGATCGGTCGGACGCCCCGGTCGAACCTCGCCACGTACACCGGGCTCTTCGACGCGGTCCGGACGGCGTTCGCGGCGACCGACGACGCGAAGGCCCGCGGTTGGACGGCCGGACGGTTCTCGTTCAACGTCGCCGGCGGCCGGTGCGAGGTCTGCCAGGGCGAGGGGTCCGTCTCCGTGGAACTGCTGTTCCTGCCGGGGAGCTGGGCGCCCTGCCCGGAGTGCCACGGCTCCCGGTACAACGACGAGACGCTCGAGGTCCGTTGGAACGGCTCGACCATCGCCGACGTCCTCGGCATGACCGTCGACGAAGCCACCCCGTTCCTCGCCCCGATCCCGGCCGCCGCCCGCGCACTCGAGGCCCTCGGCCAGGTCGGTCTCGGCTACCTGCGACTCGGCCAGCCCGCACCGGAGCTGTCCGGCGGCGAGGCCCAGCGCATCAAGCTCGCCACCGAACTCCAGCGTGCCCGCTCCGGTCACACGCTCTACGTCCTCGACGAGCCGACCACCGGTCTGCACCCCGCCGACGTCGAGCGCCTCACCGAACAGCTGTCGCAACTCACCGACGCGGGCAACACGGTCGTCGTCGTGGAGCACTCGATGTCCGTGGTCGCCGCGGCCGACCACGTCATCGACATGGGCCCGTCCGGCGGTGACGCCGGCGGTCAGGTCGTCGCGGCGGGCACACCGGCAGAGGTCGCGGCGTCCCCGGACAGCCGCACGGCTCCCTACCTGCGCGCCGAACTCGGCCACTGACCGGCCCACACACCGGACGGGAGGCCCGGGACCAGCTGGTCCCGGGCCTCCCGTCCGTCAGGTGGTGACGTGCGTCAGGTGATGACGTCCGTCACCTGGCGGTCACCAGGTGAGCACGAAGCGCCCGCGGGTCCCGCCCGCTTCGAGACGCTCGTGCGCCTCGGTGGCCCGGGACGCCGGGAGCACCTCGGCCACACGCGGGACGATCGTTCCGCCCTCGACCGCGTGCCGCAGGTGCTCGAGCTTGTCGAACGACCGGTACTCGTGGAAGACGAAGACCTGCTCGAAACGGATGCCCTCGGCACCGTTGCCCTTCCAACCGCGCACGTCGAGGAAGACGCCGCCGTCGCGGAGGGCCGGCACGACGACGTCCCGCTGCACGGCACAGTCGGCGAGGGCATCGACGCCCTCGGGGACGATCGCCCGCACGGCATCGGCGAACCCGTCCCCACGGGGCACGACGTGGTCGGCGCCGAGCGAGTGCACGAGCGCCTCGTCCTTCTCCGAGGAGTCCGCGATGACGGTGATGCCGGCAGCCGTGGCGAGCTGCACGACGTAGTTGCCGAGCAGGCCTGCGGCGCCGGTGACGGCGAGGGTCTGCCCGCGCTCGAGTCCGGCGAGCTCGAGCAGCTGGATGGCGGTCAGCCCGTTCATGGGCACGGTGGACGCTTCTTCGATCGAGGTGCTGCGCGGGATGCGGGTGAACGACCCCACCGGCGCGACGAGGTGTTCGACGTAGGCACCGCCGTGCCCGGTCAGGGGCAGTGCCATCGCCATGACCTGGTCACCGACGGACCAGCCCTCGACGTCCGGGCCGACCTCGTCGATGACTCCGGCTGCGTCCATGCCCGGCACGTACGGGGCGCTCTGTGCACTCGAGTCGCGCTCCCCCGCACGGACACCGGTGTCGGTGGGGTTCACGGCGAACGCCTGCACCGCGATCCGGACCGAACCGCTGCCGGCGTGGACGTCCTCGATCTCGTGGACGGCGAGGGCCTCGGGCCCTCCGAACTGTGTGACTCCGACGACCTTCATGCATCCGGTCTACCGGGTCCCGGTCGCGCGGTACCCAGCAAATGCGCACCTGTCGTGGGAATGCGAAAAGCCCCTGACCGGTGGAGCGTGATGCTCCACCCGTCAGGGGCTTTCCGTATGAAAAGAAGTCCGGCGGCGTCCTACTCTCCCACAAGGTCCCCCTTGCAGTACCATCGGCGCTGAGAGGCTTAGCTTCCGGGTTCGGAATGTGACCGGGCGTTTCCCTCTCGCTATGACCACCGGAACACCATCGACCAGACCTGGTCTCAGACTGCTCCGCCGTAGCGAATATTCAGTTTGATTCCCGATCGTCTGTCGGGAACCACAAAGTGGACGCGAGCCCCGACCCACAAGGGGTCAGGAAAAAAGTGTGTGTCAAGTCTTCGGCTTATTAGTACCGGTCAGCTCCACGGGTCGTTAGTCCCCGCTTCCACATCCGGCCTATCAACCCAGTAGTCTGCTGGGAGCCTCTCACACTCAAGGTGCATGGAAATCTCATCTCGAAGACGGCTTCCCGCTTAGATGCTTTCAGCGGTTATCCGGTCCGAACGTAGCTAATCAGCGGTGCCCTTGGCAGAACAACTGACACACCAGAGGTTCGTCCATCCCGGTCCTCTCGTACTAGGGATAGATCTTCTCAAATTTCCAACGCGCGCAGCGGATAGGGACCGAACTGTCTCACGACGTTCTAAACCCAGCTCGCGTACCGCTTTAATGGGCGAACAGCCCAACCCTTGGGACCTACTCCAGCCCCAGGATGCGACGAGCCGACATCGAGGTGCCAAACCATGCCGTCGATATGGACTCTTGGGCAAGATCAGCCTGTTATCCCCGAGGTACCTTTTATCCGTTGAGCGACAGCGCTTCCACAAGCCACTGCCGGATCACTAGTCCCGACTTTCGTCCCTGCTCGACCTGTCAGTCTCACAGTCAAGCTCCCTTGTGCACTTACACTCGCCACCTGATTGCCAACCAGGTTGAGGGAACCTTTGGGCGCCTCCGTTACTCTTTGGGAGGCAACCGCCCCAGTTAAACTACCCATCAGGCACTGTCCATGAACCCGATCAGGGTCCTACGTTAGACATCCAAAGTGACCAGAGTGGTATTTCAACAATGACTCCACGAACACTAGCGTGCCCGCTTCACAGTCTCCCACCTATCCTACACAAGCCACTCCGAACACCAATACCAAACTGTAGTAAAGGTCACGGGGTCTTTCCGTCCTGCTGCGCGTAACGAGCATCTTTACTCGTAGTGCAATTTCGCCGAGTTCGCGGTTGAGACAGCTGGGAAGTCGTTACGCCATTCGTGCAGGTCGGAACTTACCCGACAAGGAATTTCGCTACCTTAGGATGGTTATAGTTACCACCGCCGTTTACTGGGGCTTAAATTCAGAGCTTCGCCGTGAGGCTGACCCTTCCTCTTAACCTTCCAGCACCGGGCAGGCGTCAGTCCGTATACATCGTCTTGCGACTTCGCACGGACCTGTGTTTTTAGTAAACAGTCGCTTCCCACTGGTCTCTGCGGCCTTCAACGCTCACGGAGCAAAGTCCGGTCACGTATCCGGCCCCCCTTCTCCCGAAGTTACGGGGGCATTTTGCCGAGTTCCTTAACCACGATTATCTCGATCTCCTTGGTATTCTCTACCTGACCACCTGAGTCGGTTTCGGGTACGGGCGGCTGCAACCTCGCGTCGATGCTTTTCTCGGCAGCATAGGATCACTGAATTCCCCTTACGGGTACGCGTCGGATCTCAGGCATACAGACGACGGATTTGCCTATCGTCAGCCCTACATCCTTACACCAGGTTCACCTTACGGATACCATCGCCTGGCTCAGCTACCTTCCTGCGTCACACCTGTTCATACGCTAACCGCACCAGCATGGGGTCGAGCGTTAGACCGGCCCGTCTCACCCCGAAGGGATCAACAAGTGCCGGGTTAGGACTCTTAGCACCACTGGATTAGCTTGGGCGGTTGTTCGCCGGTACGGGAATATCAACCCGTTGTCCATCGACTACGCCTGTCGGCCTCGCCTTAGGTCCCGACTTACCCAGGGCGGATTAACCTGGCCCTGGAACCCTTGGTCTTTCGGAGGACGGGTTTCTCACCCGTCTTTCGCTACTCATGCCTGCATTCTCACTCGTGTGGCGTCCACGGCTGGATCACTCCGCCGCTTCACTCGCCACACGACGCTCTCCTACCACTCCGCACGACTGAACCACGAAGGCTTGTCTAATGTGCGAAATCTACAACTTCGGTGGTGTGCTTGAGCCCCGTTACATTGTCGGCGCGGAATCACTTG
Protein-coding sequences here:
- a CDS encoding response regulator transcription factor, producing MIRVVVADDHPIVRSGIVALLQAADDIQVVGQAADGAAAVSIVLAERPDVVLMDLRMPVLDGDAATAEILATAPEVRVLILTTYESDDQILAAIEAGATGYLLKAAPESEILAGVRATARGETALAPSAAAALVRRAVGTTPAGPSLTPRELEVLRLVAQGNSNPGIGRVLFLSETTVKTHLGHVFEKLGVNDRTRAVTRAMELGLLA
- a CDS encoding AAA family ATPase codes for the protein MPAPRTTLDPTATSDGFIRVRGARENNLRDVDVDIPRDRIVAFTGISGSGKSSLAFGTVFAEAQRRFLESVAPYARRLIAQGSTPHVESITGLPPAVALQQRRGAPSSRSTVGTLTTLSNSTRMLYSRAGTYPDGAEQLYSDSFSPNTVAGACPRCHGLGVAHEVTEASAVHDPSLSIRDGAITAWPGAWQGKNLRDVTAGLGYDIERPWRELPQADRDWLLFTEEQPVVQVQPKRDRVAKPYKGKFWSARQFVLHTLADSQSESQRKKVLQFVESGPCTLCGGSGLTRAALAVTFGGMTIADLNALPLSDVAAVLRPTAELTDAAAATSRTTSGERTEVAVAIARDLLGRVEVLTGLGLGYLSLDRATPTLSPGEMQRLRIATQLRSGLFGVVYVLDEPSAGLHPADAEPLIQVLEDLRASGNSVFVVEHDMRIVRQADWIVDVGPGAGTAGGTVLYSGPVDGLADVEASVTRRFLQPRGTDREARPTRTPIGTLALRDVTRHNLRGLDVDLPLGVFTAVTGVSGSGKSSLVGGVLPALAADHPTVSRVVEVDQKPIGRTPRSNLATYTGLFDAVRTAFAATDDAKARGWTAGRFSFNVAGGRCEVCQGEGSVSVELLFLPGSWAPCPECHGSRYNDETLEVRWNGSTIADVLGMTVDEATPFLAPIPAAARALEALGQVGLGYLRLGQPAPELSGGEAQRIKLATELQRARSGHTLYVLDEPTTGLHPADVERLTEQLSQLTDAGNTVVVVEHSMSVVAAADHVIDMGPSGGDAGGQVVAAGTPAEVAASPDSRTAPYLRAELGH
- a CDS encoding NADP-dependent oxidoreductase, translating into MKVVGVTQFGGPEALAVHEIEDVHAGSGSVRIAVQAFAVNPTDTGVRAGERDSSAQSAPYVPGMDAAGVIDEVGPDVEGWSVGDQVMAMALPLTGHGGAYVEHLVAPVGSFTRIPRSTSIEEASTVPMNGLTAIQLLELAGLERGQTLAVTGAAGLLGNYVVQLATAAGITVIADSSEKDEALVHSLGADHVVPRGDGFADAVRAIVPEGVDALADCAVQRDVVVPALRDGGVFLDVRGWKGNGAEGIRFEQVFVFHEYRSFDKLEHLRHAVEGGTIVPRVAEVLPASRATEAHERLEAGGTRGRFVLTW